The Dyadobacter sandarakinus DNA window CCCGGGTAGGCATGCGCCATATAAATCCCGGAAAGAACATCCTGAGCCATATTGGAGAGTAATGCAGAAACATCGGCCAGATTTTCAGGGCGGCAATAAACGTTTTTTTACAAAGATAAACCCGTAAAAAATAAAAAGCCGCCCCCGGAGAGGCAGCTTCTCATTTTATGTACAGCAACCGGCTGCTGCCTTCTGCCGCTCAGGCGTGGGCAAATAGAGGGTTGAACATGGATACCGCCTTGGCTTCCAGGAACGAAGTACCCATCAGGTACTCGTCTACGGAGCGGGCTGCCTCCCGGCCTTCGCTGATCGCCCAAACGACCAGAGATTGTCCCCGGCGGCAATCACCGGCTGCAAACACTTTTTCGTTGCTGGCAGACTGGTACCCATTGGTTTTGATATTTCCACGCTCGTCGAATTCAACGTCGAGGTCAGTAAGCAGACCTTCCTGCTGCGGGTGCAGAAACCCTGCTGCCAGGAATGCCAGGTCACATGGAATACTGCGTTCGCTGCCTTCCACTTCCTTCATCTGCATGCGGCCCGTTTCCGGATCCTTCTGCCAGTCAAGATCAACGATTTTGAGCGCTTTCAGATTTCCGTTCTCATCACCTACAAATTCTTTGGTATTGATCGACCAATGCCTGTCGCAGCCTTCCTCATGGGAGGTGGATGTGCGCAGCATCATTGGCCAGTTAGGCCAGGGCGTGCTGCTGTCACGTTCCTTCGGAGGGATAGGCATGAGCTCGATCTGCGTAATAGATTTGGCACCATGACGGCCGGATGTACCGACACAGTCGGAGCCCGTATCACCGCCTCCAATCACCACTACGTGCTTGTCTTTGGCGTAGATTTCTCCATTTGCGTAGGTTGAACCACGGTGGTCTACCAGGCGGTCAATGCCAGCCACGCGCTTGTTTTGCTGGCTCAGGAATTCCATGGCAAAATGTACCCCTTTGAGGTTGCGTCCGCCGATTTTTACATCGCGGGGCACCGTAGAGCCCATGGTCAGCAGCACCGCATCAAACTCGTCCAGGAGCTCATCGGCCTTGATGTCC harbors:
- a CDS encoding glutamate synthase subunit beta, translated to MGKPTGFLEFERELPKKRSVEERLHDYREIETAPTDSNSKQQAARCMDCGIPFCHNGCPLGNIIPEFNDAVYDENWGLAYEILASTNNFPEFTGRICPAPCEASCVLGINKPPVAIEYIEKAIIEKAFELGLVKPKMPAVRTGKKVAVVGSGPAGLAAAAQLNQAGHTVVLMERADKIGGLVRYGIPDFKLDKGIIDRRLAVMQEEGVQFRTNVNVGVDIKADELLDEFDAVLLTMGSTVPRDVKIGGRNLKGVHFAMEFLSQQNKRVAGIDRLVDHRGSTYANGEIYAKDKHVVVIGGGDTGSDCVGTSGRHGAKSITQIELMPIPPKERDSSTPWPNWPMMLRTSTSHEEGCDRHWSINTKEFVGDENGNLKALKIVDLDWQKDPETGRMQMKEVEGSERSIPCDLAFLAAGFLHPQQEGLLTDLDVEFDERGNIKTNGYQSASNEKVFAAGDCRRGQSLVVWAISEGREAARSVDEYLMGTSFLEAKAVSMFNPLFAHA